The Actinopolyspora erythraea genome has a segment encoding these proteins:
- a CDS encoding zinc-dependent alcohol dehydrogenase family protein, translating to MEVVETPVPIPGPGQVRVRLRARPINPSDLLYIEGRYGRSAERFPAVPGFEGAGTVEAVGEGSSLRCGTKVAMATAAAGTWQDRVVADADEVMALPEALPESTGCQVSINPFTALLLLRTCDPAPGDWIVQSAASSAVGKMLLFLARRSGLRCACVARDPHRCEELARLGADAVIDSAREPVEDRIREHTDGAAVALDAVGGEIGTDLLRSLRDGGRFISYGMLSGKPVEAQPHDLVFRDITLEGFWLPPVWARVPVAERQRLAERVLELVSEPGFVPTASAEFDLSDVRDAIHRARSRHAGKVLLNG from the coding sequence GTGGAGGTCGTCGAAACCCCGGTTCCCATCCCCGGCCCCGGGCAGGTGCGGGTCAGGCTTCGTGCTCGACCGATCAACCCGTCCGACCTGCTCTACATCGAAGGGCGCTACGGACGTTCGGCCGAGCGGTTCCCCGCGGTTCCCGGATTCGAAGGAGCCGGGACGGTGGAAGCCGTGGGAGAAGGATCATCGCTGCGGTGCGGCACGAAGGTGGCCATGGCCACCGCTGCCGCGGGCACCTGGCAGGACCGCGTGGTCGCCGATGCCGATGAGGTGATGGCGCTACCGGAGGCACTGCCGGAATCGACCGGTTGCCAGGTCTCGATCAATCCGTTCACCGCGTTGTTGCTGTTGCGGACGTGCGATCCGGCCCCCGGCGACTGGATCGTGCAAAGCGCGGCGTCATCGGCCGTCGGGAAGATGCTGTTGTTCCTCGCGCGACGAAGCGGACTCAGGTGCGCGTGTGTGGCCCGAGATCCCCATCGCTGCGAGGAGCTCGCGCGGCTGGGGGCGGATGCCGTGATCGACTCCGCACGGGAACCCGTCGAGGACCGGATTCGCGAGCACACCGACGGCGCGGCCGTCGCGCTGGACGCGGTCGGCGGCGAGATCGGCACCGACCTGCTGCGGAGCCTCCGGGACGGAGGACGATTCATCTCCTACGGGATGCTCTCCGGTAAACCCGTCGAAGCGCAGCCGCATGATCTGGTGTTCCGGGACATCACCCTGGAGGGGTTCTGGCTGCCGCCCGTGTGGGCACGCGTGCCGGTGGCCGAACGGCAGCGACTCGCGGAGCGGGTGCTGGAACTGGTTTCGGAGCCGGGATTCGTGCCAACCGCCTCGGCGGAGTTCGACCTCTCGGACGTGCGTGATGCCATCCACCGCGCACGCAGCCGTCACGCGGGGAAGGTCCTGCTGAACGGCTGA